GCGCATATTAACCTATAATGTGCTTGAAAGAGAGGTGAGAAAGTGGCGCAAAAAAAGATGGGCCGTCCGCCGCTTGGCGAAAAACCCATGAAGGACAGAATCTTCGTACTGGTAAATGACGAAATAAAGATGAAATTAGAGGTCTGCAAAAAGCTTTCAATATCACGACTTCTGATGTTGTCCGCAGGGGGATTGACAAGGTGTACGACGACCTCCAGAAAAAATGAAAGAAGCGGCGCTCACTCATCAAAGAAACACGCCACTTCCCCAATCGACAAATGCCCGAAAGCAAATGCAGCGTAATTATTATATCATGCGCCGCCGTTTCTTTCAAGCAATGTCGGTATGACAACTGAGAGGAATCCATCATTTACGAAACAAGGTCTTGACATATGTGGGTCTTTAATATATAGCTATATTAGCGGCCCACGATAAAGGAGGCGAACAATGGGCGGAAAGAAATTAGGTCGTCCAACGGATAATCCCAAAAACATCGTTTTGAAAATCCGTCTTGACAAAGATACTTCCCACAAGCTGGAACATTGCAGCGGGAAAATGAAAGTACCGAAAGCCGAAGTAGTCAGACAGGGGATTCATAAGATGTACGACGACCTCCAGAAAAAATGAAAGAAGCGGCATTCCTCCCATTGAGAGACATGCCGCTTCCCTCACGCCTACAGATGCGGAAAGCAAATGATAGCAATAATTAAAAATAAATCGTTTTTTTATTGACAAATAGGGTTGACTTAATCTATTATTAAGTCAGTCCTATTTCCATAAGGAGGTGATAAACTGGAAGCAGGGAAAAAGCGGGGTCCCAAAACGGACAACCCTAAGCGGTACAAAATAGGCGTGAAGCTGGATTTGAAATCCAAACGTATTTTAGACGCTTATTGCGGACAAGAAACGGTTTCAGTTGCAGAAGCTGTCAGGCGCGGGATTGCCCGGCTGGAGCCAGACCTCAAAAAATGAAAGAAGCGGCGTTGACTCATCAAAGCACACGCCGCTTCCACAACCGACAGATGCCCGAAAGCAAATGTAGCGTAACTATTATATCATGCGCCGCCGTTTCTTTCAAGCAAAGTCGGATCACAAAACGAAAGGATGCGCGTTATGATTGTAAGACAACTCAGGCAAAGCCAGTATGACGATTTCCGGGAATCCCTGAGGAGGAACGCCCAGGCCGAGCCGCAGGACGCAGGCTATACGGTGAAAATGACGGTTAACGGGGCGGAGTACGCCGTGAAAGTGCAGCCGGAACGTCACTG
This window of the Ruminococcaceae bacterium BL-6 genome carries:
- a CDS encoding conserved protein of unknown function (Evidence 4 : Unknown function but conserved in other organisms), encoding MIVRQLRQSQYDDFRESLRRNAQAEPQDAGYTVKMTVNGAEYAVKVQPERHCKVAVLQARRIYREQNSPGFELITEGNLLSSFLELLIYQGVSR
- a CDS encoding conserved protein of unknown function (Evidence 4 : Unknown function but conserved in other organisms), coding for MGGKKLGRPTDNPKNIVLKIRLDKDTSHKLEHCSGKMKVPKAEVVRQGIHKMYDDLQKK